A genomic stretch from Spiroplasma endosymbiont of Clivina fossor includes:
- a CDS encoding transposase family protein has protein sequence MFSGKKRQHSLKSQIIIDLFNNKIISVDFCYGSTHDYKLFLKSNTLINPKLELIADSGYQGLQNVHKNTLLPIKKSKNNPLNPDKKEYNSFLSKVRIVIEHVFARLKRFKILVYRYRNKIRRFGLRFNLISGIYNFELS, from the coding sequence TTATTTTCTGGTAAGAAAAGGCAACATTCATTAAAATCGCAAATAATTATTGATTTATTTAACAATAAAATTATTTCAGTAGATTTTTGTTATGGCAGTACTCATGATTATAAGTTATTTTTAAAATCAAATACACTTATAAATCCAAAATTAGAATTAATTGCCGATTCAGGATATCAAGGTTTGCAAAATGTTCATAAAAATACATTATTGCCAATTAAAAAGAGTAAAAATAATCCTTTAAATCCAGATAAAAAGGAATATAATAGCTTTTTAAGTAAAGTTAGAATTGTCATTGAACATGTTTTTGCTAGATTAAAAAGATTTAAAATACTAGTTTATCGTTATCGCAATAAGATTAGAAGATTTGGATTACGATTTAACTTAATTTCAGGAATATATAATTTTGAATTAAGCTAG
- a CDS encoding transposase family protein — protein sequence MKTQVIIEKDSKKIISSDFSYGKNHDFKILKDSKIKFLPETTVLVDLGYQGIQKINHNVLIPKKKSKKNPLNKEEKQNNERISKMRIVIENVFAILKKFKIISEKYRNRRKRFALRFNLIASIYNLQLLV from the coding sequence ATAAAAACACAAGTTATAATTGAAAAAGATAGTAAAAAAATTATTAGTTCTGATTTTTCTTATGGTAAAAACCATGACTTTAAAATTTTAAAAGATTCAAAAATTAAATTTTTACCAGAAACAACTGTTTTAGTGGATTTAGGTTATCAAGGCATACAAAAAATTAATCATAATGTTTTAATTCCTAAAAAAAAATCAAAGAAAAACCCTTTAAATAAAGAAGAAAAGCAAAATAATGAGCGAATTTCAAAAATGAGAATTGTTATTGAAAATGTTTTTGCTATACTTAAAAAATTTAAAATTATTAGTGAAAAATATCGAAATCGTAGAAAAAGATTTGCTTTAAGATTTAATTTAATAGCTTCAATTTATAATTTACAACTATTAGTTTAA
- a CDS encoding transposase: MQEVYWSHLNYEQWNLLIQISLLGQSSKTISRFIKTTLKTAWYNRQKLMKSKQLENTQLKFKKLSGKIQIDETFIKEIHKENFKYKTDPRRIHLDPFATNTKCCIQMAIDNNNNIYVKSTNTKRLQKQWVIENMNKELINENSIITSDMQKLYFLVAKQTNSTLCVTKTTINPEASYRNLNKISKLQSSLKEALIHYHGLSFTNIQNYLNLWKWKYQHKGLTPNHQTAVLYFNRLLAKLIW; this comes from the coding sequence TTGCAAGAAGTCTATTGAAGTCATTTAAATTATGAACAATGAAATTTATTGATTCAAATTTCATTGCTGGGACAATCTAGTAAAACAATTTCTCGTTTTATTAAAACTACATTAAAAACTGCTTGATATAATCGTCAAAAATTAATGAAATCAAAACAATTAGAAAATACCCAATTAAAATTTAAAAAATTATCTGGTAAAATCCAAATCGATGAAACATTTATTAAAGAAATCCATAAAGAAAATTTCAAATATAAAACTGATCCACGAAGAATTCACCTTGACCCATTCGCAACTAATACTAAATGCTGTATTCAAATGGCAATTGATAATAATAACAATATTTATGTTAAATCCACAAACACCAAACGTTTACAAAAACAATGAGTTATTGAAAATATGAACAAAGAATTAATTAACGAAAATTCAATTATTACTTCTGATATGCAAAAATTATATTTTTTAGTAGCAAAACAAACAAATTCTACTTTATGTGTAACTAAAACAACAATTAATCCTGAAGCTAGTTATCGTAACCTAAATAAAATCAGTAAATTACAATCTAGTCTTAAAGAAGCCTTAATTCATTATCATGGTTTAAGTTTTACTAATATTCAAAATTATTTAAATCTCTGAAAATGAAAATACCAACATAAGGGTTTAACTCCAAACCACCAAACAGCGGTATTATATTTTAATAGACTTCTTGCAAAATTAATATGATAA
- a CDS encoding transposase family protein, which translates to MLDKYKDENEFYSLIGIKYKTFMKMVEILKEGEAKQKQIGGRPNKLSIEQRLLMTLEYWKEYSTYRIIAKKYNISHVSCIRNIFWVENTLIKNSHFHIPGKKILLENKGTTNNLLAIDATEIPIERIKKN; encoded by the coding sequence ATGTTAGATAAATACAAAGACGAAAACGAATTTTATAGTTTAATAGGCATAAAATATAAAACTTTCATGAAAATGGTAGAAATTTTAAAAGAAGGTGAAGCTAAACAAAAACAAATTGGTGGTAGACCAAATAAATTATCAATAGAGCAAAGATTACTTATGACTTTAGAATACTGAAAAGAATATAGTACATATCGTATTATTGCAAAAAAATATAATATTAGTCATGTTAGTTGTATTCGTAATATCTTTTGAGTTGAAAATACTCTAATAAAAAATAGTCACTTTCATATACCTGGCAAAAAGATATTATTAGAAAATAAGGGTACTACTAATAATTTATTAGCAATTGATGCTACAGAAATTCCAATTGAAAGAATTAAAAAAAACTAA
- a CDS encoding transposase: protein MQEVYWSHLNYEQWNLLIQISLLGQSSKTISRFIKTILKTAWYNRQKLMKSKQLENTQLKFKKLSGKIQIDETFIKEIHKGNFKYKTDPRRIHLDPFATNTKCCIQMAIDNNNNIYVKSTNTKRLQKQWVIENMNKELINENSIITSDMQKLYFLVAKQTNSTLCVTKTTINPEASYRNLNKISKLQSSLKEALIHYHGLSFTNIQNYLNLWKWKYQHKGLTPNQQTAVLYFNV, encoded by the coding sequence TTGCAAGAAGTCTATTGAAGTCATTTAAATTATGAACAATGAAATTTATTGATTCAAATTTCATTGCTGGGGCAATCTAGTAAAACAATTTCTCGTTTTATTAAAACTATATTAAAAACTGCTTGATATAATCGTCAAAAATTAATGAAATCAAAACAATTAGAAAATACCCAATTAAAATTTAAAAAATTATCTGGTAAAATCCAAATCGATGAAACATTTATTAAAGAAATCCATAAAGGAAATTTCAAATATAAAACTGATCCACGAAGAATTCACCTTGACCCATTCGCAACTAATACTAAATGCTGTATTCAAATGGCAATTGATAATAATAACAATATTTATGTTAAATCCACAAACACCAAACGTTTACAAAAACAATGAGTTATTGAAAATATGAACAAAGAATTAATTAACGAAAATTCAATTATTACTTCTGATATGCAAAAATTATATTTTTTAGTAGCAAAACAAACAAATTCTACTTTATGTGTAACTAAAACAACAATTAATCCTGAAGCTAGTTATCGTAACCTAAATAAAATCAGTAAATTACAATCTAGTCTTAAAGAAGCCTTAATTCATTATCATGGTTTAAGTTTTACTAATATTCAAAATTATTTAAATCTCTGAAAATGAAAATACCAACATAAGGGCTTAACTCCAAACCAACAAACAGCGGTATTATATTTTAATGTATAA
- a CDS encoding IS5 family transposase (programmed frameshift): protein MKFKKNNQISDKNFLRLTGIKHTTFNKMLEILKIEELKKRFRRGRTNKLSLENRILMTLEYWREYRTYFHIAKSYDISESSCYRNIKWIEDTLIKHPNFQQLTGQKSLLKDYFKDKTVIIDVTESQIQRPKKGQKQHYSGKKKKHTIKTQVIIEKDSKKIISSDFSYGKNHDFKILKDSKIKFLPETTVLVDLGYQGIQKINHNVLIPKRKSKKNPLNKEEKQNNERISKMRIVIENVFAILKKFKIISEKYRNRRKRFALRFNLIASIYNLQLLV from the exons ATGAAATTTAAAAAAAATAATCAAATAAGTGATAAAAATTTTTTAAGATTAACTGGTATTAAACATACTACTTTTAATAAAATGCTAGAAATTTTAAAAATAGAAGAATTAAAAAAGAGATTTCGTCGCGGAAGAACCAATAAATTATCATTAGAAAATCGTATTTTAATGACTTTAGAATATTGAAGAGAATATAGAACTTATTTTCATATTGCAAAAAGTTATGATATTAGTGAAAGTAGTTGTTATAGAAATATCAAATGAATTGAAGACACTTTAATAAAACACCCTAATTTTCAACAACTTACTGGTCAAAAATCACTATTAAAAGATTATTTCAAAGATAAGACTGTTATAATTGATGTAACTGAAAGCCAAATCCAACGTCCAAAAAAAG GACAAAAACAGCACTACTCAGGAAAAAAGAAAAAACACACAATAAAAACACAAGTTATAATTGAAAAAGATAGTAAAAAAATTATTAGTTCTGATTTTTCTTATGGTAAAAACCATGACTTTAAAATTTTAAAAGATTCAAAAATTAAATTTTTACCAGAAACAACTGTTTTAGTGGATTTAGGTTATCAAGGCATACAAAAAATTAATCATAATGTTTTAATTCCTAAAAGAAAATCAAAGAAAAACCCTTTAAATAAAGAAGAAAAGCAAAATAATGAGCGAATTTCAAAAATGAGAATTGTTATTGAAAATGTTTTTGCTATACTTAAAAAATTTAAAATTATTAGTGAAAAATATCGAAATCGTAGAAAAAGATTTGCTTTAAGATTTAATTTAATAGCTTCAATTTATAATTTACAACTATTAGTTTAA